From the Ursus arctos isolate Adak ecotype North America unplaced genomic scaffold, UrsArc2.0 scaffold_9, whole genome shotgun sequence genome, the window TTCTCTGCAGTGGACTTCAAAGGAAGTTAATAAAGCCTTCTTACTCTTCTTTCATAGCTGCAGAGAGTTTGGGGCGTAGCAGATTTGGTAGAAGGCGGTTATGGGACAGGGATCTATAAAGCACGACCCCGAAGCGCAGAGAGCGTATCTCATTTCGTTCTTGTGTTCCGAGGACCTGGCGTAGTTCGCCACGTAGCAGGCACTCAGTGAATATTTCAGTTGAGCTGAATTCGATGTCCAGGGGACAAGATAAGAAGAGATAGTAGAAAAGCTATCAGCCAGCCAAaggatcctttaaaaataaacttgccACGAATGAAGTTCCGGGAGGCGTTTTATCATGTGTATATCAGATCGCAGCGCTGGGCTGCTCTCTATACAACTGCTCCAATATTGCTTCTCTTCTGCTGAACTGAAAGGAAACGCCATTTGTACCTCTACCCAAGAAGGGCTTCTGCTGACTTTGGAAAGTTGAAACAACTTGAAAGTATTTTCACTTCGGTGTTAAGTAGGAAACATTTTTGAATCTGGTAAGTTTACACAGTTGTGCATTCAACAAATTTGACAGATATTTTTTTCAGGGTATAAATACTCCGGACTGTGCAAAGTACGAGGAGTTCAAAGATTTATTGGGACATGGGTCTGCCCTCCGAGAGCTCACAGTCTAGGAATGCCCTCAGGTGGAGGCTAAGAGTAGATAAACTGATTAATGGACATGTTGTTATTCTAGAAAAACATACATTATATCATCCTTGGCCACGTTTCACTTTGGACATAGAGAATGGTTGTCTTGAAATCCCATAAAACCCAGTTGTTTGACTGGCACtctgcaagaaaaacaaaattctgtgACTTTGTGTTCTATTTGGAAAGTCTCTATCTTGCCTTGCCTGAGAGCTCAAGGTGGCCGAGAGACACTGCCTTCTGGACTCAGTAATCCGCAAGCATTCAGCCCGTgacgaggggggggggggggagtggatgTGGCTCTTTCCTAGGCACCCCTGGCATTTCTCGCAGCTGTACTTTGTTTGgagaaagaagtaggaaaaaaaaaatttgtcctgAGTTACATATTTTCTGTATGACTAAAATGTTTTCCCTGCTTTCTGGGGATTTAACTAATCATCAAGATTTCATTTAgtctatttgttttaaaatcagactTTACATAGAAAGCTTTCCATTGTGTGTTCTAATTCCCTTTGAAAACATTCTGTGTGGGCCAGCACGAAGGTAAACTTCCACTTACCACTCCCTGGGCACCGCCTCAGCGGCTCCGTGCGGGGAGCTGAACCCTTGCGATGGCACGGCCGGTCCTAAGTTAGAGTTTCCTCACTGCGTCCTTGGTTTGGCTAGGCTCAGGTGCTTTGTTTTCagttgaaaacagaaataaatcttcTGCCTTTATCTATGAATCCAACTCCGAAAAAAGTCTATACAGTTAATAGAAGAGCTGGGCTCCTCTCCAAAATCAATGTTAACTCGCTCGGCCCCAGTTTTGCATTTCTACTGTGAATAGGTTGGACTCAGTCTGTTTATTCATGAAAGAAGCATTTACTGAGCAGGGTGCTAGAATGAAGCCCTGCTTGGGGCTGAAGCGTCCGATATAGTTACTGCAAGATCTTCCTTTAAGACGTTTATGGTCTTAGGAAGAAGCAATAATATGATGAGAATCATATTTGAGGCAGAGCTCCAACCGAAGGAGTGTGTTGTCATGACAAGCGtgcttggggggcgggggggagtgcCTCTGCTTTGCCTTTAAAAAGCAAGTCTGATTATCAAGGAGAACAGGGATGAAGACATTGCAGGGGGGAGCCACATCCTGACAGGTGTGCAAAGAGGAGTGTAGCTTGAAACTCACCTGATGTCTGAAGCTTCTTTAAATTCACGGATCTTTTGACTCTATTTTGAAAACTCAAAATAAGATGATAATGCCAAAGGCCAATCCTAACTAGACTGCAGTTGATGTATTCTCAGCAAGGAAAATCCAAGCTCCTGGTAATGCCAGCAAACAGTAAGAAAACAGCTCCACCTATTGGTAGTTACATTTTGGCATCAAAACCTTTCCTGAGGAAGAGCTGAAAATGCAGCCTGGGGTCCTTCCTTGCAAGGGATCTGAGAGGTTACCTAGTGCATCTCTCCTACCCTCCATACCGTAAAAACAGCCTCCTGTAATAGTCTTGAATTAGGACTATCTTATGTTTGCCCAGTCCCCCAGACGGGTCTCACTGTCATACCAGACACTTAGAAAGTCATTCCTTACGCAGACCGGTCTGGATTCTGCCTCTGCTCTCAACGATCACTTTTAGACCTCAGCCTCATCTTTGACCCTGAAAAGAAAAACCCTTTGATCCTTCTGCAGCCCCTAAAGTATTTGTCAACAATTTTCATGTCATCGGTAAaccatattttttcttccttcagtccCTGTGTTCTCTATTTACTCAATTCAAACTTGAAAGACATAGTTTCCAGACCCTTCCACATGTTGGTTACTGTCTCCTGTATCAATGAATTGGTTAAAATGAGGGCACCCAGAATTGAAGCTTGCAGCTCTAGTGTAATTCTGGTTAATGTCTCCTAGTACCTGAACGCTACAAACAGCCTGAAAATGCATAAGCGATTGCTTTTTAACCTGATAAAACCCACCATTgttttttatcttattattatgTCAGTTTGTTCTTATTAATTGGAAGGTATACCTCAGGTTTCTAATTCAATAATTCCAAATGGGTAAGTATCAgaatatttcagaagaaaaggtGAGCACTATAGCATTTGTCGTGCACTGGTATTGGAACATATATACCTGTGTCTGGAGATAAAACTGTACTAgtcctggagaagagagagaagcctaCTGCAACACCCCGGTTCTTACCTATGTGAAGACTCTCATTTGGAAAgttaagttaattttaaaaatctatcaaatAAAAAGCATGAGAGTAATTGAATAGGTATTATCACTTATTTCCACTTGCAGGGAGGTATCGATCTCCTTATTTAGTCCTTTATACTCATCTGCTCAACTGCACGCAGCTCTCTTATTCCTGTTTTCATCCATTGTAAatactcactaaatatttgttaagtccTTTGGAGGGAAAGAGCACTAACTTGCACagaaattaagtattttaaggtaaaagaaggcaaaaatacaACACTGGGTTAGAGAAGTCAAGAAATGTTTTTGTGAAATGGTTGAGACTTGTAGCTTATTGTTAAAGTGGAAGAGGAGGTCATCTAGAACAGCCGGGTTAATGGACCCCCTGGCCTGGGGAGAAATGGCAAAACGTCAAGTGCTGAGTGAGACCTAGAGTTAGGAGCTAAATGTGAGTTGGCCATTCCTTTTCTGAATTCAGGCGGCTTAGATGTCTGTTAGGATTAGATtaatttaagacattttaataaatttatctttaaactACTGGAAATATTGTTATGCAAAAGCCCCCCCATACGCAGCATTGCATACTGCCAGAATGGGGTCcttccatttccccacccccaacatccctttttcccttcattcttaaGGTCTGGCTCAAAGGTTAACTCTTCCCTGTGTATCCTTCTTCCTCTGACTCAGGCAGAGTTCAACGCTCCCTTTGGTACTGTTCCAAGAACACAGTTAACACCTTTGACAGCAAGTAGCATCGTCGTGGCCTAGCTACCTGCATATTGCTTCTCAGTCCCCACCCCACACAGCGTGGACCTCAGTGGGCGTTTGGGCCGCCCTGAGACCCAGTCCAGGGGCCAGCCCCTAGGAGGTGTTCAACTCATAGTTGCTAAAGTGgaacatttgttttgctttggttctGGTTCTTTGTTGGCTGTAGTGGATGTGTTTGTGCACTACCCAAGTAACACAGCTGAAGCTATGTATAGAACCGCTCTGCCATCCGGCGCCGGGGCTAACCTCCCCATTTAACCCTCAACGCTGTCGTAGAGCGATTTGTTGATCTCAGACTTCGGACTGCGGACTGCACCGATTAGCCACAGCTGgagggaaaattaaaaagcaatcacCAAAATTATCTTTATCAAATGTTCTTGGTAAAGGCAAGTCTGTTGCATTCCAAGAAGGAACTCTCTTGCCCAACTTAACTTTTTGGTTTGAGTATTCGTGTTTAGCACAATCCTAATCCTTCTCtgcacttggaaaaaaaataaatgcctcttttctttccttttggactATATGCCTACAAAAGTGGTGGTTATCCTAGACTACCACTGTCCAGTAGAAATGTAATTTGAGCCACAAAcgtgagccacatatgtaatttaaaattttttgtggccacatttaaaaatacaaaaagcaataagtgaaattaattttaatcatatattATTATCCTGAAAATGTTCTGCACCCAATTCTGATGTGGGTGAAGTGGGTCAGAAGTTCCCCACACCAACAAGCAATTGTCAGACACCAGCTGGGCATCTGAGACGTCAACTCAGTCtccctggagatagcatcagattccacaggcagagggctcagtcccacaagaccacttcagatgccaatcccCGGCTGTCACCTGGAGGGTAGCTACAGATTGGAGGTTCCCATGAACCCCCTCCTTGCGTttcgattaatttgctagagtagctcacagaactcaggaagccCGTCTGCTTACTAGACtactagtttattataaaaggatataactcagaaacagccagatggaagagatgtgtAGGGCAAGGTGTGGGGCAAGGGTGTGGAGAGTCCATGGCCTCCCCAGGTGTGTTGCTTTCCCCAAATATTCATgtattcaccaacctggaagcacTCTGAACCCCATTCTTTTGGGGTTCATATTAGAGGCATGATGGATTAAATCATTAGTGATGGCTTCAATCTCCTGCCCCTCTTTCCGCCCCCATCAGGGATGGGGctaaaagttccaaccctctagtcagtgggttggttcccctggcaaccaaccCCTTTCCCCATTGGTCCTCTAAATTCACCTTGTTAACATAACAAAAGGCACCTGTATGGATCTCTTAGGAAATACcaggggttttaggagctctctgCCAGACATAGAACAAAGACCAAATgtctatatttattataaaatcacaCTATCATAATATTTAACCCAAGACATCCAAATACTATCATTTTAGCGTGCAATCAATGTAAAGTTCTGTTCAtgtgatattttacattcttttctgtactaagtctttgaaagCCAGACTGTATTTTACACTTAACAGCACATTTCAGTTCAGCCTTAAGCGGCCGATCATTTTGGACAGCGCAGTGTTCGTTAGCTAACGTTCCCTGAGCTTTCTCTGTGTGCAGTGTGCTTTACCTGCATTCTGTCAATTAATTCTCACACCCCTGCGGTTGATACTCTTGGGCTCTTTCGACACAGGAGCAAAGGGACTTAGAGAGCTTGGGTTATCTGCCCAAGGACAGCTAGTGGGTGTGGTGGAGCTGGGCCTGGCCCACAGGCTGGGACTTCAAAATAGTGTACTGAGCTCAAATGAAAGCCATCACGAGAGGCCGCATGGCAGATTCTGAAGCATTTACAAGAGGATATTGAAGATTAGACACAGGGGTGGAGGCTATTTAACAGCAGGTCACAAGGTGTCTGGAAACAtgtttgaaagaaagaaggaaactttttttttttttttttttaggaggaggaggaggaggaaacattttgaaacaaaaatgttgGGAGAAGGAGCACTATTACTTTACCCATTAGGACACTACCACCCAGATCCCTTGTAGTTCATGTTTTTCCCTGCCAGGATGTCTGTTTGGCAACCACTCGCTTGCCACATACTTAGAACAGAGacttcccttccctccatcttAAACTTCCATCTGCTACAAGAAGTTTGGGTAAAAGTATATGCTATGGTGACTGGTATGAATTAAGGCTCGGGTCTCTGAACAACCCTGATGCCACGGCTTTGTTATAAAGGTCTGTAAAATATTATCCCGGTGTCATGGATTATACAAATGTGCACAAATGGcagtttcctccttttccttcatatagtgttaaaaatgagtaaaatatgtTTCCCATTGCACTTCCCTTGTGCTTGGGGACTCAATGAACTCATTTTAAGTTTCCACGTCTTTAtaacaatgttttgtttttactgaaatatGTTTTTGATCAAGAACATAATTTCACGATTGCGTGTATGTTTCTGAAACCAATATGTATATGAAACAAGTGCATGGAGGAGGGCTCGGGCTCTGGTGACGGATCCCGGGACTGGGCATTCTTGAGTCTAACCTCAGCCTTACCACTAACTTGGTAGATGATCTTAAGAGAAGGAACCAAGCTCTGCCCTTACTAATCAATCTCTTGTTCTGTTTGTTCCATTGCTCTCTCTCATTTTTGAAGAATTGAAACACAATTGACCCATTTCAATAATTTCATCCAACCACATGGAAGAAATTCAACTCTTAAGTTCTTGGATGTCGTAAACTCTGGGCAAGCTCTACAACGACATTAATTCTTTAGGATAATTTGAAGGTGCGGCTCATCATTTCACATAAACCTACCTGAATATTGAGCTATATGGTCTTGCTTACCTGTCCTCATCCTGCATCGTAAACTTTGTGAGGCAGGTAGAAGAAGATATAATCCCGTAATACTGTCAGTGCTAGCACtaataacaatgataatttatatttaagaacCACTTGCTGGGCGCCTTGTGAACTGCTTTACacacatctcatttaattctgatGGCAGGAGAGGTAGGTATGGTCTCTACGTTATGAATGAGAACACTAGCTTGCCCAAAGTGGCTGAGCCAGGGCTTGAATCAAGGTGAGTCTAATCCTGCCGAGGCTTGTAACTGGTAGGCTAGCCACTGCCACGGATAAGAAGCTATTACAATCCTGTGCCAAATTTATAAGATTGGTTCTTGGTAGTCTTATAATGAAAAGCCAGAACTCTCAGCTCTCACACCAGTAAGTTTACTGCTGTGTTACAACTTCTACACATCCGTAGTGCTTCAgtaaaggaaaaagcaaattagTAAACATGGCTGATCCTTGCTTTACTCTTTCTCTAGCTTTTAAAATTACTCCtgtaatcttttttgtttgtttgtctgatTGAGGtgaaatttacataacataaaattaactatttttagGTGGACAATTCCGCAGCATTtggtacattcacagtgttgtacaaccaACAAGTCTAcctaattccaaaatatttctatCATTCCAGAATAACGCCTCCTACCCAATGAGAGGTTTCTCCCTATTCTGCTTGCCCCATCCCCTGGAAAACATCACTCTGCgatctgtctctatggatttacgtGCTCTGAATATTTCATGTGAATGGATTCATACAATCTGTGGGCTTTTGTATctgccttctttcatttaacataatgttgtCAAGGTTCCTCCACATGGTAGCATGGATCAGTTCTTCATTACTTCTTATGGCTCAATAATATGCCACCGCATGGATAGAGCACTATTGTTTAGCCATTCATTCGCCGATGGGCTTTTATGCTGTCTGcacctttggctattgtgaatagtgtaATTACAAATCTGCATATGCGTGTACTTGGTTGCATATCTGTTTTCCATTCTTTGGGCTACAGAGGAGGAGAATTGTGGGGTCACATAAtatttctgtgtttaacttttggaggacCTGCCAAACATTTCCACATCAGCTGAAGCATTTTACGTTCCAGCCGGCAGTGTGAAcgtgttccagtttctccacctccttgctAACACTTcgtttgttttttattactatagcCAGGCTAGCGTATGTCAGATGGTACCACAGTGTGGTTTCCtggatttacatttccctgatggttattaatgttgagcatctcttcatgtgcatGTTGGCCCTTTATATATCTTCTGTAAGGAAGGGTCTATTTGgtgcttttgcccattttttgattgatTTCTTTGACCTTCTGATGTTGAGTTAAGAGTTAGTCGTATGTTTTGGATACCGCATTTTATCAGGCAtaggatttgaaaatattttctttatcctgtaAGTTGTACAGACTTTCTTGATTATgccctttgatgcacaaaagttttttgtTTACGATGAAGTCCAGCTTTTTCAtcttctcaatttctttctttctttctttttctgctcaTATTTTGGGGCATCATTATTTAAGAATCCGTCACCAAATCTAAAGCCATGAAGATTTTacatgtatgttttcttctaagaatttaaaGGCTCTAGCTTCTATATTAGggtcattaattcattttgagttactttttgtatGTGGTGTCAAGTAGGAGTCCTCTTTATTcctgttaattcttttttttttttccttcctaggaACCCTTGGGAGCAAGGGACTGCACATTTTTAACCTGACTTCTCTCACCAAGTCTGAAAACATTTTATCTGCCACACTGTATTTCTATGTTGGCGAGCTAATAAACACCAGCCTGAGTTGTCCAGTGTCCCGAGGATGCCCACATCATGCTCAGAGAAAACACATGCAGATTGAGCTCTCTGCCTGGATCCTTAAATCTGACAGAAACCAAAGTCAACTCCTGGGTCATCTTTCAGTAGACATAGCCAAATCTCACCGAGACTTTGGGTCCTGGCTATCAAAAGACATCACTCAACTGCTGAAGAAGGCCAAGGAAAATGAGGAGTTCCTCATAGGATTTAACATTACCTCCAAAGGACACCAGCTGCCGAAGGAAACGTTACCCTTCCCCGAGCCTTATATCTTGGTGTACGCCAATGATGCTGCCATTTCTGAGCCGGAGAGCGTGGTATCGAGCTTACAAGGACACCGGAATTTCCCCACCGGAGCTGTGccaaaactggacagccatatcaGGGCCGCCCTCTCTATCGAACGGAGGAAGAAGCGCTCCGCTGGGGTCCTGCTGCCTCTGCAGAACAATGAGCTTCCTGGGGCAGAATATCAGTATAGGGAGGAGGGGGTCTGGGAGGAGAGAAAGCCTTACAAGACCCTTCAGACTCAGGCCCCTGAGAAGActaaaaacaagaagaaacagagaaagggacCTCACCAGAAGAGCCAGACGCTCCAGTTTGATGAACAGACCCTGAAGAAGGCCAGAAGAAAGCAGTGGATTGAGCCTCGGAATTGTGCCAGGCGGTATCTTAAAGTGGACTTTGCGGACATTGGCTGGAGTGAATGGATTATCTCCCCCAAGTCCTTTGAT encodes:
- the BMP3 gene encoding bone morphogenetic protein 3; its protein translation is MAGARRLLYLWLGCFCVSLARGETLKQNFPELHKAVPGDRVAGGGSGPVLPPHDKVSEHMLRLYDRYRGGGKAEAERTPGSSERGSQPLRPQPLREGNTVRSFRAGAAGTLGSKGLHIFNLTSLTKSENILSATLYFYVGELINTSLSCPVSRGCPHHAQRKHMQIELSAWILKSDRNQSQLLGHLSVDIAKSHRDFGSWLSKDITQLLKKAKENEEFLIGFNITSKGHQLPKETLPFPEPYILVYANDAAISEPESVVSSLQGHRNFPTGAVPKLDSHIRAALSIERRKKRSAGVLLPLQNNELPGAEYQYREEGVWEERKPYKTLQTQAPEKTKNKKKQRKGPHQKSQTLQFDEQTLKKARRKQWIEPRNCARRYLKVDFADIGWSEWIISPKSFDAYYCSGACQFPMPKSLKPSNHATIQSIVRAVGVVPGIPEPCCVPEKMSSLSILFFDENKNVVLKVYPNMTVESCACR